Proteins found in one Ferrimicrobium sp. genomic segment:
- a CDS encoding MFS transporter produces the protein MGSRRTLSHNDARLVGMTWAHMVNDGAANYLPGVLPAILIDAHEPLSLAGSLVAALAIGQALQPLIGWFSDRVGGRTILITGFAMTSLGGALLGETHSMPVLITLLLLIGLGTSLFHPQALAGIRSITNGRRGLRTSFFLVGGELGRGLWPTFTSLVVAHLGLGYLWIVGLPGLVTVGLLFRWAPSLTPKAKATVKPSQHTSWTRHLAPLSALIAYTGLRAFAIFGLVTFIPVLWHLRGESLVDGASVITTILAVGIVGNLGGGHLTDRFGKRFVLVSSAIAVAVLIIPMVYVHGPATWLIAAVLGCALFMTLSTTILIGQEILPENPSLGSGIALGLSNAIGAVLVLIVGLVIGTSAIHDAFYAMSVASFITVAVAFAFPKALMARDHHSVTH, from the coding sequence GTGGGCTCTCGAAGAACGCTCTCGCATAATGATGCCCGTCTTGTTGGGATGACCTGGGCGCACATGGTCAATGACGGCGCCGCCAACTATCTCCCTGGAGTACTTCCCGCCATCTTGATCGATGCGCACGAACCGCTGAGTCTTGCAGGATCCTTGGTTGCAGCTCTCGCGATCGGTCAAGCGCTCCAACCCTTGATTGGCTGGTTCTCTGACCGGGTTGGCGGGCGGACCATATTGATCACAGGTTTCGCCATGACCTCGCTAGGAGGTGCGCTCCTCGGCGAGACCCATAGCATGCCAGTACTCATCACACTGCTGCTTCTGATCGGTCTCGGTACCTCACTTTTTCATCCACAGGCTCTCGCCGGAATTCGGAGCATCACCAATGGTAGACGCGGGCTACGAACCTCCTTCTTCTTGGTGGGAGGTGAGCTGGGAAGAGGCCTTTGGCCGACGTTTACCAGCCTTGTCGTTGCCCATCTCGGGCTCGGCTACCTCTGGATCGTTGGCCTACCCGGCCTCGTGACGGTTGGGTTGCTCTTCCGTTGGGCACCCTCACTCACACCAAAAGCAAAGGCGACGGTCAAACCAAGCCAGCATACGTCGTGGACCAGACACCTCGCCCCCTTGTCAGCACTTATCGCCTACACCGGCCTTCGTGCCTTCGCGATCTTTGGGCTCGTCACCTTCATCCCAGTGCTCTGGCACTTGCGAGGTGAAAGCCTGGTCGACGGTGCCTCGGTGATCACCACGATCCTTGCCGTTGGAATCGTTGGCAATCTCGGTGGTGGCCACCTGACCGATCGATTTGGCAAACGTTTTGTCCTCGTCAGCTCGGCCATCGCTGTCGCGGTACTAATTATCCCGATGGTCTATGTCCATGGACCGGCGACCTGGCTCATAGCGGCAGTACTCGGTTGTGCTCTGTTCATGACCCTATCCACGACTATTCTCATCGGCCAAGAGATTCTGCCAGAGAACCCCTCATTAGGCTCCGGCATTGCGCTGGGACTCTCCAATGCGATCGGGGCAGTGCTCGTACTCATCGTCGGTCTCGTAATCGGAACCTCCGCTATTCATGACGCCTTCTACGCGATGTCGGTGGCCAGCTTCATCACGGTCGCCGTCGCCTTTGCCTTCCCGAAGGCGCTCATGGCGCGTGATCACCACAGCGTCACTCACTGA
- a CDS encoding glycoside hydrolase family 1 protein gives MATNATTVFPHNFVWGAATASYQIEGAVNEGGRGLSIWDTFARTPGKVLNGDTGDIACDHYHRFGEDVGLMRELGIGSYRFSIAWPRMQPEGKGELNPDGLRFYSALLDRLESQQITPFPTLYHWDLPQSLGDQGGWSSRETSYRFADYVDKLVNALGSRVSQWITLNEPWCSAWLGYAVGQHAPGLTDLSAALAANHHLLLAHGLAVQTIRASSAAEVGITLNLAHVTPASEDPLDRQAAILTEGNANRMFLDPLFRGAYPVDMMELYGEASAEMEEGDLGVISTAIDFLGVNYYAPAIVGSRERLTELQALGYCVDTGRAPNLLDTSANAIHLKRPGFTSTQMGWEVEPATLSELLHNVRDQYRSIPIYITENGMSNADYVRHNGSVLDPARIAYLEGHLHAVAEAIASGVDVRGYYVWSLLDNFEWALGYSQRFGLIWVDYPTGERTPKASYYWYRDFIAAQAPQPRDRTVAPATTTLPA, from the coding sequence TTGGCTACCAACGCAACGACCGTATTCCCGCACAACTTCGTCTGGGGGGCAGCGACGGCATCCTACCAGATCGAAGGAGCCGTCAATGAGGGCGGGCGAGGTTTGTCCATCTGGGACACCTTCGCACGCACCCCAGGGAAGGTACTCAACGGAGATACCGGCGATATCGCTTGCGACCATTATCACCGCTTCGGCGAGGACGTCGGACTCATGCGTGAACTCGGAATCGGCTCCTATCGTTTCTCGATCGCTTGGCCCCGGATGCAGCCTGAGGGCAAAGGCGAACTCAACCCGGATGGTCTGCGCTTCTACTCTGCACTCCTCGATCGCCTCGAGTCACAACAGATTACCCCTTTCCCAACGCTCTATCACTGGGATCTTCCGCAGTCCCTCGGAGACCAGGGGGGTTGGAGTAGCAGAGAGACGTCCTATCGCTTTGCCGACTACGTTGACAAGCTAGTGAATGCCCTTGGCTCTAGGGTAAGCCAGTGGATCACCCTCAACGAACCCTGGTGCTCGGCTTGGCTCGGTTATGCGGTCGGCCAGCATGCACCCGGACTCACTGATCTATCAGCAGCGCTAGCTGCCAACCACCATCTCCTCCTCGCGCACGGACTTGCCGTCCAAACTATCCGGGCGAGCAGTGCTGCCGAGGTTGGTATCACCTTGAACTTAGCTCATGTAACCCCTGCAAGTGAAGACCCACTCGACCGGCAGGCGGCCATCCTCACAGAAGGCAATGCCAACCGTATGTTTCTCGATCCCCTCTTCCGAGGTGCGTATCCCGTTGACATGATGGAACTCTACGGAGAAGCCAGCGCAGAGATGGAAGAGGGTGATCTCGGCGTCATCTCCACCGCCATCGACTTTCTGGGGGTCAACTACTACGCTCCGGCTATCGTCGGATCTCGCGAGCGTCTCACCGAACTACAAGCACTCGGTTACTGCGTCGACACGGGGCGCGCACCCAACCTACTCGACACCAGCGCTAACGCTATCCACCTGAAACGACCAGGATTTACGAGTACACAGATGGGCTGGGAGGTGGAGCCTGCGACCTTGAGCGAGTTATTACACAACGTGCGGGATCAGTATCGGTCGATCCCCATCTACATCACCGAGAACGGCATGTCCAATGCTGACTATGTCCGGCACAACGGCAGCGTCCTTGATCCGGCGAGAATCGCTTACCTCGAAGGGCATCTCCACGCCGTCGCCGAAGCCATCGCGTCAGGTGTCGACGTGCGAGGATACTACGTCTGGAGTCTTCTCGATAACTTTGAGTGGGCTCTCGGATATTCGCAACGATTTGGCCTGATCTGGGTCGACTATCCGACCGGAGAGCGCACTCCTAAGGCAAGCTACTACTGGTACCGAGACTTCATCGCTGCGCAGGCCCCACAACCTCGCGACCGTACAGTGGCCCCTGCCACAACGACACTCCCCGCCTAG
- a CDS encoding LacI family DNA-binding transcriptional regulator, whose amino-acid sequence MEREVVNRATIYEVAERAGVSIATVSRVINGYDRIRPATREQVLQAIDQLSFVPNNSARGLSGGLYNVVRLVFMRSRSEESFELVQESLLFTDAIIRGVERTCGDRGFSLLLSGVDDDRIDQRLDSLMANCDGLILLDRTLKERMIPSVARRIPTVLLAGSGRAKAAATVMVDNSDAMVQLATHLVVDHGYQRLAFLAGFANSPDSSTRQEAFLSTARELGAAVEVGPDWTSDYTSTDAVRVIEERLQRAEPMPQAIACANDQAAIGAINALTQAGIRVPEEVAVTGFDDISVARHLTPALTTVHQPIEELGSMAAAILIDQLTDQRRPTMKNVVLPTRLVLRQSCGCRGDLPPHLGASEGGEEVVP is encoded by the coding sequence GTGGAACGAGAGGTCGTGAACCGGGCAACCATCTACGAGGTTGCCGAGCGTGCCGGGGTATCGATTGCCACTGTTTCGCGGGTCATCAATGGCTATGATCGCATCCGTCCGGCCACTCGCGAACAGGTACTACAGGCGATTGACCAACTGAGCTTTGTCCCGAATAACTCTGCGCGAGGGCTGTCGGGGGGCTTGTACAACGTCGTCCGATTGGTGTTCATGCGATCGCGCTCGGAGGAGAGTTTCGAGCTTGTGCAGGAGAGCCTGCTTTTTACCGATGCGATCATTCGTGGCGTGGAGCGCACCTGCGGTGATCGTGGCTTCTCCCTCCTATTGAGTGGCGTCGATGACGATCGCATCGACCAACGACTGGACTCTCTCATGGCAAACTGTGACGGACTGATTCTCCTTGACCGTACGCTCAAGGAGCGGATGATTCCGAGCGTCGCCAGGCGGATTCCAACGGTGTTGTTGGCGGGAAGTGGACGAGCGAAGGCGGCTGCCACTGTCATGGTCGACAATAGCGATGCGATGGTCCAGCTCGCCACCCATCTTGTTGTGGATCACGGCTACCAGCGGCTCGCCTTTCTTGCAGGTTTCGCAAACTCCCCGGACTCGTCGACGCGGCAGGAGGCGTTCCTTTCCACGGCTCGAGAGCTCGGGGCAGCGGTGGAGGTGGGTCCTGATTGGACCTCTGACTACACCTCAACGGATGCGGTGCGTGTGATCGAAGAGCGACTGCAACGAGCCGAGCCGATGCCCCAGGCGATCGCCTGTGCGAACGACCAGGCGGCCATTGGAGCGATCAACGCCCTCACACAAGCGGGCATTCGTGTTCCCGAGGAGGTGGCCGTGACCGGTTTTGATGATATCTCGGTTGCGAGACACCTGACCCCTGCGCTGACTACCGTCCATCAGCCGATCGAGGAACTCGGTTCCATGGCCGCTGCGATCCTGATCGACCAGCTCACCGACCAACGCCGGCCGACGATGAAAAATGTTGTCCTCCCAACCCGGCTTGTGCTGCGACAGAGCTGTGGTTGCCGAGGTGACCTCCCGCCACACCTTGGAGCGTCCGAGGGAGGCGAGGAGGTGGTGCCATGA
- a CDS encoding ABC transporter permease: MRFLLRRLGFYLIALFVAITVNFFIPRLMPGNVVENLMSKYPNLKPSAQRALDVLLGVGHQGSLLHQYVLYLGQLAHGNFGIDPLQFPTPVIDIIRAALPWTIVLVGTATVISWLLGTGLGILAAWRRGGRLDQLLPALSFLQATPYFFLALVLVWLLALHFHLFPAQQGFSNGLTIGFNWAFISSAVVHSILPALTIVLTSAAGWMLQMRNVMVATMGEDYVLAAQAKGLSKRRVIFTYGARNAILPSISGFALALGFVVSGTLLMEIVFNYPGIGTQLYNAVTSDDYPLTQAIFLIISVAVLLANIGADVIYVILDPRVRRRGVG; this comes from the coding sequence ATGAGATTTTTGCTCCGTCGGTTGGGGTTTTACCTCATTGCGCTGTTCGTCGCCATCACGGTGAACTTCTTTATCCCGCGGCTGATGCCGGGTAACGTGGTCGAGAATTTGATGTCTAAATATCCGAACCTAAAACCCTCAGCGCAACGCGCCCTTGACGTACTGCTCGGGGTGGGGCATCAAGGGTCGTTGCTGCATCAGTACGTTCTCTACCTCGGGCAGCTAGCTCATGGCAACTTTGGTATCGACCCATTGCAGTTTCCCACCCCGGTTATTGACATTATCCGTGCAGCACTACCCTGGACCATCGTCTTGGTTGGGACAGCTACGGTGATCAGCTGGCTCTTGGGGACCGGGCTTGGGATCCTGGCCGCATGGCGACGTGGTGGGCGCCTCGACCAACTCCTTCCAGCCTTGAGTTTTCTGCAAGCAACCCCGTACTTCTTTTTGGCACTTGTGCTTGTCTGGTTGTTGGCGCTTCACTTTCATCTCTTCCCTGCCCAACAGGGCTTTAGCAACGGGTTAACGATCGGGTTCAACTGGGCCTTTATCTCCAGTGCGGTAGTGCACTCGATCTTGCCTGCCTTGACGATCGTCCTCACCTCGGCTGCTGGCTGGATGTTGCAGATGCGCAATGTGATGGTCGCTACCATGGGCGAAGATTATGTGCTTGCAGCCCAAGCAAAAGGTCTTAGCAAGCGACGAGTGATCTTTACTTACGGGGCGCGTAACGCTATCTTGCCCTCCATCTCTGGTTTCGCCCTTGCCCTCGGGTTTGTCGTCTCCGGTACCTTGCTGATGGAGATTGTCTTTAACTATCCCGGTATCGGAACCCAGCTTTACAACGCGGTTACCTCAGATGACTACCCGCTCACCCAAGCGATTTTTCTGATCATCTCGGTCGCAGTGCTTCTTGCCAATATCGGTGCAGATGTGATCTATGTGATCCTCGATCCACGAGTTCGTCGAAGGGGGGTAGGGTAA
- a CDS encoding dipeptide/oligopeptide/nickel ABC transporter permease/ATP-binding protein has protein sequence MLSPVIDPEAPTTLAARGRRQLPMFLRNKKAFAGAVIIGFFVLVSLLGPWLAPYSPSAQSTAPGSSVAAPSFAHLLGTDQLGRDVLSQVLVGTRTTMLIGIITGVVATILAVLIGVGAGYLGDKWDELLSLLSNVFLVFPALPFLIVVLGAFPSTGDVPIVIMLSVLGWPWGARVIRAQTLSIRNKDFVAAAQETGERSWHIILHDIVPNQISLIAATFVGAVLYAIGTSVGLNFLGIGGTSTWSLGTILYWAENGNALELGAWWWFAVPGVLIALIGMGLVLINFGLDELGNPRLRDGSRVGRVRGKLWTPSDPTLVEREGDGVRHHRLSLRSRGSGAGDDHNGIPVASSLITVAPTRNGDSSPAGHAGPLLEIRDLSIVYRSGGRELRAVNNINLSVERGEIVGLAGESGSGKSTLAYGACRLLRPPAVITSGSVIYSGERYQGGERDLLRMDACQLEQLRWREISIVFQSAMNALNPVLRIEDQLLDPIQRHLALSNDEAHDRVYEVMELVDIPRNRLKSYPHELSGGMRQRIMIAMALTVDPQLIIMDEPTTALDVVVQRDILVQIKELKERLNFSVIFITHDLSLLVELADRLAIMYAGSLMEIGDTTDLAEHTAHPYTQGLLHSFPPLHGPRKSLLGIPGSPPDLYEPVVGCPFAPRCGYRDELCEHVDVRLHPLKDGSSGMQLSACPFTDRMRSVATMDGSALAATDRGGLQDA, from the coding sequence GTGCTGAGTCCCGTCATAGATCCTGAGGCGCCAACCACGCTAGCCGCGAGGGGTCGTCGACAGCTACCGATGTTCCTGCGCAACAAGAAGGCGTTCGCAGGGGCCGTCATTATCGGCTTCTTTGTTCTGGTTTCCTTGCTGGGTCCCTGGCTGGCCCCGTACTCACCATCCGCCCAGAGTACTGCCCCTGGATCATCGGTGGCGGCCCCAAGCTTCGCGCACCTCCTTGGGACCGATCAGTTAGGGCGCGATGTACTCTCTCAGGTGCTGGTGGGCACGAGGACCACCATGCTCATCGGTATCATCACCGGAGTTGTGGCGACCATCCTTGCGGTGTTGATCGGTGTAGGTGCGGGCTATCTTGGCGACAAGTGGGATGAGCTGCTCTCCTTGCTCTCTAACGTCTTTCTGGTCTTTCCTGCGCTTCCCTTTCTGATCGTAGTATTGGGAGCATTCCCGAGCACAGGAGATGTGCCAATTGTGATCATGCTCTCGGTGCTCGGCTGGCCGTGGGGGGCGAGGGTTATCCGCGCGCAGACGCTCTCCATTCGGAATAAGGACTTCGTAGCCGCGGCACAGGAGACAGGCGAGCGTAGCTGGCACATCATCCTTCATGACATCGTCCCGAATCAGATCAGCCTCATCGCCGCGACCTTCGTCGGTGCAGTCCTCTATGCGATTGGAACCTCGGTTGGTCTGAACTTTCTCGGCATTGGAGGGACCTCAACCTGGAGTCTTGGTACCATCCTCTACTGGGCTGAAAACGGTAATGCGCTCGAGCTCGGTGCTTGGTGGTGGTTCGCGGTTCCAGGAGTGTTGATTGCGCTCATCGGCATGGGGTTGGTCCTGATCAACTTTGGCCTTGATGAACTGGGCAATCCGCGGCTGAGGGATGGTTCGCGAGTCGGTCGAGTGCGTGGAAAGTTATGGACCCCGTCGGATCCAACCCTCGTCGAGAGGGAAGGTGATGGCGTGCGCCATCATCGCCTATCCTTGCGTAGCCGTGGGTCAGGCGCTGGTGACGACCACAATGGGATACCCGTCGCCTCTTCTCTCATCACTGTGGCGCCCACGCGCAACGGAGACAGTTCCCCTGCGGGTCACGCAGGGCCACTGCTTGAGATTCGCGATTTGAGTATCGTCTATCGCTCCGGTGGCCGCGAACTGCGCGCGGTGAACAACATCAACCTCTCTGTAGAGCGCGGCGAGATCGTCGGTCTGGCTGGAGAGTCAGGCTCGGGGAAATCGACGTTGGCCTATGGAGCCTGTCGCCTGCTGCGACCCCCAGCGGTGATTACCTCTGGGTCGGTCATTTATTCTGGGGAGCGCTATCAGGGTGGCGAGCGCGATCTGTTGCGCATGGATGCTTGCCAACTCGAACAGCTCCGGTGGCGCGAGATCTCGATCGTCTTTCAGAGTGCCATGAACGCGCTCAATCCGGTACTGCGGATTGAGGATCAGCTCCTTGACCCTATTCAGCGACATCTCGCTCTGTCGAACGATGAGGCTCATGATCGGGTGTACGAGGTCATGGAGCTGGTCGATATCCCACGAAATCGACTAAAAAGCTACCCGCACGAGCTCTCAGGTGGGATGCGCCAGCGCATCATGATCGCAATGGCACTTACTGTCGATCCACAGTTGATCATCATGGATGAACCTACTACAGCGCTCGATGTGGTGGTCCAGCGTGACATTTTGGTACAGATCAAAGAGTTGAAGGAGCGGTTGAACTTCTCCGTCATCTTTATCACGCATGATCTCTCACTGTTGGTGGAGCTCGCGGACCGCTTAGCCATTATGTACGCCGGAAGCCTCATGGAGATCGGCGATACAACTGATCTGGCGGAGCATACCGCCCATCCCTACACCCAAGGGCTTCTCCACTCCTTTCCCCCTCTCCATGGTCCGCGCAAGTCCTTGTTGGGGATTCCTGGTTCACCTCCGGACCTCTATGAGCCGGTGGTCGGTTGTCCTTTTGCTCCACGCTGTGGCTATCGTGACGAGTTGTGTGAGCATGTCGACGTCCGCCTCCACCCACTCAAGGATGGCTCCAGCGGGATGCAACTGAGTGCCTGCCCATTTACGGACCGTATGCGCAGCGTGGCAACGATGGACGGCTCGGCGCTGGCAGCGACGGATCGTGGAGGTCTCCAAGATGCCTGA
- a CDS encoding ABC transporter ATP-binding protein, translated as MPETVEVMAWPEQEQERPVLRARSVSRRYRLGRRRDGVLDAVKDVSIDLYRGKVLAVVGESGSGKSTLAKLLAGRESPTSGLIELEGSAIKVRNQRDFRQYKRVVQMIFQDPFASLNPVHTIGYHLERPVKIHQGLSGEELKDQLAFLMDQVRLTPGSRYLSKYPHELSGGQRQRVSIARALAARPSVLLADEPVSMLDVSIRLEILALLDDLRTRLGLAVLYITHDIASARYLGDDIVVMYAGQVVERGAAEEVTQRPSHPYTQLLISSSPDPDSMITTALARPESSMHQGTMNPSTTGCPFVVRCPFADDQCRSEYPPSTAVGLGHWVSCWHIEEARHD; from the coding sequence ATGCCTGAGACAGTCGAGGTCATGGCCTGGCCAGAGCAGGAGCAGGAGCGCCCAGTACTGCGTGCACGCAGTGTGAGCAGACGTTATCGGCTTGGTCGCCGGCGTGATGGAGTACTCGATGCGGTCAAAGACGTATCGATTGATCTGTATCGAGGCAAGGTTCTCGCCGTGGTGGGAGAGTCCGGATCCGGCAAATCGACCCTCGCCAAGCTACTCGCTGGGCGAGAGAGCCCAACCTCGGGCCTCATCGAACTGGAAGGATCGGCGATCAAGGTCCGTAACCAACGTGATTTTCGCCAATATAAACGAGTAGTTCAGATGATCTTTCAGGATCCGTTTGCGTCGCTGAACCCAGTCCATACCATCGGTTATCATCTAGAACGTCCGGTCAAGATCCACCAAGGGCTCTCGGGGGAGGAGCTCAAGGACCAGCTCGCATTCCTGATGGACCAGGTGCGTTTGACGCCCGGGAGCCGCTACCTGTCAAAGTATCCGCATGAACTCTCCGGGGGTCAGCGTCAACGAGTATCGATTGCCAGGGCGCTCGCTGCTCGGCCGTCGGTCCTCCTCGCCGATGAGCCCGTCTCTATGCTCGACGTCTCGATCCGCTTGGAGATCTTGGCACTCCTGGACGACCTGCGCACGCGACTGGGTTTGGCGGTACTCTATATCACTCATGACATCGCCTCGGCGCGATATCTTGGGGATGACATTGTGGTGATGTACGCTGGCCAGGTTGTGGAGCGAGGTGCCGCAGAGGAGGTCACCCAGCGCCCCTCGCATCCATACACACAGCTACTGATCAGCTCGTCGCCTGATCCGGATTCGATGATCACGACGGCTCTGGCACGGCCAGAGTCGTCGATGCATCAAGGAACCATGAACCCAAGCACTACGGGCTGTCCGTTTGTTGTCCGCTGCCCGTTCGCCGATGACCAGTGTCGATCCGAGTATCCCCCCTCAACTGCGGTCGGCCTAGGACACTGGGTGAGTTGCTGGCATATCGAGGAGGCCCGCCATGACTGA
- a CDS encoding ABC transporter substrate-binding protein, whose product MEIFNGRRFRLGMAMVVATGIALSACGSSSTSSSSSSKTTSSQGASAQVLTMESSPTNPISRNFNPFLATSAAQLLGATSMIYEPLYQFDLAKPTVSYPWLATSYQWNSNGTAITFSIRKGVKWSNGSALTPADVAFTYNLVKQYPDINTNGLTISSVSVSGDAVTITFPTPQYTNLQGIANVPIVPEAIWSKVGDPGKYQDPNPVGSGPYKLATFTPEGITLTKNPLYWQPVHVTTLDFPVYSSNTTALEALDTNQAQWAGNFITGLDKLYINPDPAHHKAWFNPENTVSLIPNLHTWPTDQLPVRQAISDAIDRNAISTDGESGLEPPVTNLSGLVLPTFKSYSTSALAKYTVNDNGSVQAADAVLKKAGYTIGSNGYYQLNGKTVTIQVTDPSSYSDYAADDEIVAADLQKAHIDATFVGQSVSAWSSDVASGNFQLTEHWSAQGITPYQQYDGWLASSLATTAATGDYERLNNPTINTDLAGLAQASTLSQQRAALVPIASYVATNLPVIPTVYGAAFDEYNNTNFVGWPTPSNPYESGQPDNPTNEVVVLHLSPRS is encoded by the coding sequence ATGGAAATCTTCAACGGTAGGCGGTTTCGCCTTGGTATGGCGATGGTAGTGGCGACAGGTATCGCCTTAAGTGCCTGTGGAAGCAGTAGCACGAGTAGCAGTAGTTCGTCAAAGACGACCTCATCCCAGGGTGCCTCTGCGCAGGTCCTGACGATGGAGTCAAGCCCAACAAACCCGATCAGCAGGAACTTTAACCCGTTCTTGGCGACTTCGGCGGCGCAACTCCTTGGGGCGACCTCGATGATCTACGAGCCGCTCTATCAATTCGATCTCGCGAAGCCGACGGTCTCGTATCCGTGGCTCGCTACCTCGTACCAGTGGAACTCGAATGGAACGGCGATTACCTTCTCTATTCGAAAGGGTGTCAAGTGGAGTAATGGGAGCGCGCTTACGCCAGCAGATGTTGCCTTCACCTATAACCTGGTAAAGCAGTACCCTGATATCAATACCAATGGGTTGACGATCTCGAGCGTCTCGGTCTCAGGGGATGCGGTGACGATCACGTTTCCCACCCCCCAATACACCAACCTTCAGGGTATCGCTAACGTTCCTATCGTTCCCGAGGCGATCTGGAGCAAGGTAGGAGATCCGGGCAAGTATCAGGATCCGAACCCGGTAGGGAGTGGTCCCTACAAGTTGGCGACCTTCACTCCTGAGGGCATCACGCTAACCAAAAACCCCCTCTATTGGCAGCCAGTTCATGTAACAACGCTGGACTTTCCGGTCTATTCGTCGAACACGACGGCACTTGAGGCACTGGACACCAACCAAGCACAATGGGCTGGTAACTTCATCACAGGTCTTGACAAACTCTACATCAATCCCGATCCTGCACATCACAAGGCATGGTTCAATCCCGAGAATACGGTGTCGTTGATTCCGAATCTTCATACCTGGCCGACGGACCAGCTCCCGGTGCGCCAAGCCATCAGTGATGCCATCGACCGGAATGCGATCTCCACCGATGGTGAGTCAGGGCTTGAGCCGCCCGTGACCAATCTTTCGGGTCTCGTGTTGCCTACGTTCAAGTCCTACAGCACCTCTGCGCTGGCCAAGTACACGGTCAACGACAATGGCAGTGTTCAGGCGGCGGACGCGGTCTTAAAAAAGGCCGGCTATACGATAGGCTCCAATGGTTACTACCAGCTCAACGGCAAGACGGTGACGATCCAGGTGACGGATCCGTCTTCGTATAGTGACTATGCCGCCGATGACGAAATCGTGGCAGCTGATCTGCAGAAGGCCCACATCGATGCGACCTTCGTTGGGCAGTCCGTGTCCGCTTGGTCAAGTGATGTGGCGTCAGGGAACTTCCAGCTCACCGAGCACTGGTCGGCCCAGGGTATCACCCCATACCAGCAATATGATGGCTGGTTGGCGTCCTCCCTCGCGACCACCGCTGCTACCGGTGACTATGAACGACTGAACAATCCTACGATCAATACAGATCTGGCTGGCCTGGCTCAGGCGTCGACATTAAGTCAGCAGCGTGCCGCCCTCGTTCCGATCGCGAGCTACGTGGCGACGAACTTACCAGTGATCCCAACGGTGTATGGCGCAGCATTCGATGAGTACAACAACACCAACTTTGTGGGCTGGCCGACCCCGAGTAACCCGTATGAGTCGGGTCAGCCAGATAACCCTACCAATGAGGTTGTCGTCTTGCACCTTTCTCCAAGGAGCTAA
- a CDS encoding aspartate/glutamate racemase family protein: MLGGMSWESTAQYYRLANELVSARLGGLHSAKILLVSLDFADIESLQIQGEWEEAGRLLAQSARELEAGGAEVVVLCTNTMHNVADQIQAAVRIPLLHLADVAARAVITAGLTTVALLGTSFTMEQDFYRERLAQHGLTVVIPPPEDRAEVHRIIYDELCLGNVEDSSRQIYRNIITRLSHVGAEGVILGCTEIEMLVSQADSPIPVFPTTRLHVEAAVNFSLGMEPSS; this comes from the coding sequence ATGTTAGGGGGGATGAGCTGGGAGTCAACGGCACAGTACTACCGCTTGGCCAACGAGCTCGTAAGCGCTCGGCTTGGAGGTCTCCACTCCGCCAAAATTCTCCTGGTCTCGCTCGACTTTGCCGATATCGAATCCCTCCAGATCCAGGGGGAATGGGAGGAGGCTGGGCGTCTGCTCGCACAGTCTGCGAGAGAGCTTGAGGCGGGTGGCGCCGAGGTGGTAGTGCTTTGCACCAACACGATGCACAACGTTGCGGATCAGATTCAAGCAGCGGTAAGAATCCCACTGCTCCACTTGGCCGACGTGGCCGCCCGAGCCGTCATTACAGCTGGGCTCACCACCGTCGCCTTGCTGGGCACCAGCTTCACCATGGAACAAGATTTCTATCGCGAACGGCTCGCCCAACATGGCCTCACCGTCGTCATTCCTCCACCAGAGGACCGCGCCGAAGTGCATCGCATCATCTACGATGAACTCTGCCTCGGCAATGTCGAGGACAGTTCCCGCCAGATCTATCGCAACATCATTACCCGTCTCTCTCATGTAGGGGCCGAAGGCGTCATCCTGGGCTGCACCGAGATCGAAATGCTCGTCTCCCAAGCCGATAGCCCGATTCCAGTTTTTCCAACAACCCGCCTTCATGTTGAGGCTGCGGTGAACTTCTCCCTTGGCATGGAACCAAGCTCCTAG
- a CDS encoding DUF805 domain-containing protein: MRVVPTTKDVSIKEAYLLYLLRWNDFHGRSSRQEFWKIVAINLVASLILSRLSYAVGLGGWIGLAFSLLNVIPVAALQTRRLHDAGHSGWWIVIGAAMSALFLVLVTVATVVARGTSGVYMMRSVAPVFLGLGLFGMAIFVLEIVIVVFDCQRGVVDNRYGPQMH, translated from the coding sequence ATGAGAGTAGTTCCCACCACGAAAGACGTCTCGATCAAAGAGGCCTACCTGCTGTACCTGCTTCGATGGAACGATTTCCACGGGAGATCGTCGCGGCAAGAGTTCTGGAAGATCGTCGCCATCAATCTCGTCGCCTCCTTGATTCTGTCTCGGTTGAGCTATGCAGTAGGGCTCGGGGGTTGGATTGGGCTGGCCTTTAGCCTTCTCAATGTCATCCCGGTGGCCGCACTGCAGACGAGGAGGCTCCATGACGCCGGTCATAGCGGCTGGTGGATTGTGATAGGGGCCGCGATGAGCGCTCTGTTTCTAGTACTTGTGACCGTGGCGACTGTTGTTGCCCGCGGAACGTCGGGAGTTTACATGATGCGTTCCGTCGCCCCTGTGTTTCTTGGCTTGGGGCTTTTTGGCATGGCCATATTTGTTCTTGAGATTGTCATCGTCGTCTTCGACTGTCAACGTGGTGTTGTTGATAACCGTTATGGACCACAGATGCATTGA